From Cyanobacteria bacterium FACHB-DQ100:
TCTGAAGGAACTGAAATTGTCGCTTTAACAATGGGTTCTAACAACACAGGCTCACATTTCGCCATACCTTCTTGCATTGCAATTCGAGCCGCTTGTCTAAACGCTTGCTCTGAACTATCAACGTTGTGGTAGGAGCCATTAGTTAAAGTCACGGCAACATCAACCACCGGGAATCCAAGCGGGCCATGTGAGAGATATTCTCGCACTCCCATTTCAACACCAGGGATGTATTGCCTGGGAACCACACCGCCAACAATCTTCTCACCGAACTGGAAGCCCTCGCCACGCGTGACAGGTTGAATATCGAGATACACATCTCCAAACTGTCCATGTCCACCGGTCTGGTGTTTGTAGCGCCCGTGTGAGTTAATCGATTTACGGACGGTTTCTTTGTAGGGAACTTGCGGTAGATGCGTGGTCATGGGCAGATTGTATTTGCGGCGTAAGCGATCGAGCGCCACTTGCAGATGAATTTCACCTTGTCCCCACAAGATGATTTCATGCGTATCGCCATGCTGCTCCCAACAGATACCACAGTCCTCTTCAAGCAGTTTCGCTAATGTTCCAGTGAGCTTCACTTCATCATTGCGCTTCTCTGCCTGGATTGCCATTGCATAGACAGGTTTGATTTGCTCTGGCCTCGGCAGTGAGAGCGCTTGTCCAGTAGTGAGTGTATCTCCAGTTTTAATTCCTTCCATCCGAGCCAGTGCAACAATCTCCCCTGCTTGAGCCGCATTGACACTTTGTTGTTGCTGACCCATCAAGCGGTACATTCCACCAATGCGAACTCCGTTTAAGGTCATGCCATCGGTGATTGTTCCCTGCCACACTCGAACCAGCGAAAGCTTACCGCCCTGTTGAGTATTGTAGGTTTTCAGCACTTGAGCAATTTCGGTGTTGCCAGCTTTGATGCCACGATGCTCTGAGATCGTTTCTGGTTCTGGCGTTTCACGTAGCAGGGCATCGAGCAAAGGTCGTACACCAAAATCTCGATCGGCACAGCCAAAGAACACAGGCACAATCAAATCTGCGCCCAGTTCCATCTTCAAGTCTTGCAAAATTTCGTCTTGGGGTGGCTCGATTTCTTCGAGGAGTTCTTCTAAGAGATGATCATCCCAATTTGCCAAGGTTTCGAGCATTTCCATCCGCGCTAGTTGCTCTTGGTCTTTGAGGTCTGCGGGGAAAGCCACCGGCTCAGCAGGCGCACCCGGATGATAGTGATAAGCCTGTTCTGTGACTAAATCGATAAAGCCAGTCAGCGTTTCTCCGCGTCCGATCGGGTATTGATGCGGCACCAATGGACGACTTGAAACCGCTTTCAGCGCGTGTAGAACTTCCATAAAGTCCACATCGGCGCGATCCATCTTGTTGAAGAAAACTAAGTGCGGAATTTCCCAATCATCCAAGAATTTGAACAATGGCGACAAGGTGAGAACGCGATCGACTAAAGGTTCTGACACCACAACAACCGCATCCACACCGATTAGTGCATTCAGTGCTTCTTGAGCAAATTCAACCGAACCGGGACAATCGAGGAACGTAAACCGCACTCCTTCATAAGTGGTATAAGCCGTGTTCAATTCAACCGTCATTTGGCGATCGCGGGCTTCTTGGCTGCTATCTCCGACTGTATTTTTGTC
This genomic window contains:
- a CDS encoding elongation factor G, which codes for MQSNSIGIRSVAIVGPYLSGKTTLLESLLWVTNAVTRKGTVQDKNTVGDSSQEARDRQMTVELNTAYTTYEGVRFTFLDCPGSVEFAQEALNALIGVDAVVVVSEPLVDRVLTLSPLFKFLDDWEIPHLVFFNKMDRADVDFMEVLHALKAVSSRPLVPHQYPIGRGETLTGFIDLVTEQAYHYHPGAPAEPVAFPADLKDQEQLARMEMLETLANWDDHLLEELLEEIEPPQDEILQDLKMELGADLIVPVFFGCADRDFGVRPLLDALLRETPEPETISEHRGIKAGNTEIAQVLKTYNTQQGGKLSLVRVWQGTITDGMTLNGVRIGGMYRLMGQQQQSVNAAQAGEIVALARMEGIKTGDTLTTGQALSLPRPEQIKPVYAMAIQAEKRNDEVKLTGTLAKLLEEDCGICWEQHGDTHEIILWGQGEIHLQVALDRLRRKYNLPMTTHLPQVPYKETVRKSINSHGRYKHQTGGHGQFGDVYLDIQPVTRGEGFQFGEKIVGGVVPRQYIPGVEMGVREYLSHGPLGFPVVDVAVTLTNGSYHNVDSSEQAFRQAARIAMQEGMAKCEPVLLEPIVKATISVPSDFTSKVLRLSSGRRGQVLGYDAKDGWVGWDDVIVLLPQAEMHDLIVELRSQTMGVGFFQYEFDHLQEVPDKLAERVLVTTGHSNGNRSK